A DNA window from Desulfuromonas thiophila contains the following coding sequences:
- a CDS encoding Smr/MutS family protein: protein MARKRKNRPVAAASSDKTFHSSPFRQMEGLHHLVPAQAPSVVESFSDNTSVRPAPGAVAPVADDFAGAMAQLGVTPLATADDGDSVVEAAACPEGAEAPAVDEPRSEREQFLAAIGGLEPCFRDAFAEEEDEEAEPAAAPRRMKLLRQGRLRPQQQLDLHGCSSEQALERVRHFFNRCHHEGLQTVLLITGRGQSSPGGQPVVREAVERFLRQRAQAWVAEWARAPRQYGGEGALVVFLRQSGKSPNGAS, encoded by the coding sequence ATGGCCCGCAAGCGCAAAAACCGGCCGGTAGCGGCGGCCAGTAGCGACAAGACATTTCACAGCAGCCCCTTCAGGCAGATGGAGGGGCTGCATCATTTGGTCCCCGCCCAGGCGCCATCCGTGGTTGAGTCCTTCAGCGATAATACCTCCGTCCGCCCGGCCCCTGGAGCGGTCGCGCCGGTGGCGGATGATTTTGCCGGCGCCATGGCCCAACTGGGCGTGACGCCGCTGGCCACTGCTGACGATGGAGATAGCGTGGTGGAGGCGGCAGCTTGCCCGGAGGGCGCAGAAGCGCCGGCCGTTGACGAGCCGCGCAGCGAGCGGGAGCAGTTTCTTGCGGCCATCGGTGGTCTGGAGCCTTGCTTTCGCGATGCCTTTGCTGAGGAGGAGGACGAGGAGGCGGAGCCGGCTGCCGCGCCGCGCCGCATGAAGCTGCTGCGGCAGGGTCGTCTGCGGCCGCAGCAACAGCTCGACCTGCATGGCTGCAGCAGTGAACAGGCACTGGAGCGGGTGCGTCATTTCTTCAATCGCTGCCACCATGAAGGCCTGCAGACGGTGCTGCTGATTACCGGCCGCGGCCAGAGTTCACCTGGCGGCCAGCCGGTGGTACGCGAGGCCGTTGAACGCTTCCTGCGCCAGCGCGCTCAGGCCTGGGTGGCGGAATGGGCCCGCGCGCCGCGCCAGTACGGCGGTGAAGGCGCGCTGGTGGTGTTTCTGCGCCAGAGTGGCAAGTCACCGAACGGGGCGTCCTGA
- a CDS encoding LysM peptidoglycan-binding domain-containing protein — protein sequence MKNRYFVLLLVLLLCGCAGPASLSWRPAERPASGLDEEMDASGFLAFDGSAEVLLQREVALADSAADIVADDAETQEDNVVLTVQLPDAPEPEAPETLAAVAEPVVAAPVAPRYDFPVVENARVQAFIDYYTGPGRRTFSRWLERSGRYLPLMSEIFAEEGLPRDLALLAMIESGFNSNARSWANAVGYWQFLDSTGRLYGLRNDWWRDERRDLEKSTRAAGRYLKDLYSKFDDWYLAVAAYNAGPGTIGRAIRRSDSRDFWQLARGKDLQLETRNYLPKLLAALIISKQPEEYGFDAIRYEQPFRFERVELPQATDLELVARLLDSDYETLKELNPELKRWCTPPGERGYRLRVPPGSASDFAEKYAAIPPQERARYHRYQVRPGDTLGRLAQRHGVAVNDLIALNRIRNPRALKVGQDLILPLQAGVATPLLAEQSSEGDRGSRQSYRVQSGDSLWKIARAHQVSEKDLRLWNRLGWSSLLQPGQTLLVSAPPQRAQLAQVATPAQQRVAYRVKTGDTLWGISRRFGVAAGSIRQWNNLAENHVLQPGETLTLLVTGGRS from the coding sequence GTGAAAAATCGCTATTTTGTTCTGTTGCTGGTGCTGCTGCTGTGTGGCTGCGCCGGCCCGGCGTCGCTGTCCTGGCGTCCGGCAGAGCGGCCCGCGTCCGGCCTGGACGAAGAAATGGACGCGAGCGGCTTTCTGGCCTTTGATGGGTCAGCCGAAGTGCTGCTGCAGCGGGAGGTGGCGCTGGCTGACAGTGCCGCTGACATCGTGGCGGATGACGCCGAAACTCAAGAGGATAACGTTGTTCTGACGGTACAGCTGCCCGATGCGCCGGAACCGGAAGCGCCGGAAACGTTGGCGGCTGTTGCCGAGCCCGTTGTCGCCGCGCCGGTGGCGCCGCGGTATGATTTTCCGGTGGTTGAGAATGCCCGGGTGCAGGCCTTCATCGATTACTACACCGGTCCGGGCCGACGGACCTTCAGCCGCTGGCTGGAGCGTTCCGGCCGTTATCTGCCGTTGATGAGCGAGATCTTTGCCGAGGAGGGCCTGCCGCGCGACCTGGCCCTGCTGGCCATGATCGAATCCGGTTTCAACAGCAATGCGCGTAGTTGGGCCAACGCTGTCGGCTATTGGCAGTTTCTTGATTCCACGGGTCGACTGTACGGTCTGCGCAACGACTGGTGGCGCGATGAACGGCGCGATCTGGAGAAGTCAACCCGCGCCGCCGGTCGTTACCTGAAGGATCTGTACAGCAAGTTCGATGACTGGTATCTGGCGGTGGCGGCCTACAACGCCGGGCCGGGAACCATCGGCCGGGCTATTCGCCGCAGTGACAGCCGCGACTTCTGGCAGCTGGCGCGCGGCAAGGATCTGCAGTTGGAAACGCGCAATTACCTGCCCAAGCTGCTGGCGGCGCTGATTATCAGCAAGCAGCCGGAGGAGTACGGTTTCGACGCGATCCGCTATGAGCAGCCCTTCCGTTTCGAGCGGGTGGAGCTGCCCCAGGCGACGGATCTGGAGCTGGTCGCCCGCCTGCTCGACAGCGATTATGAAACCCTCAAGGAGCTTAATCCCGAACTCAAGCGCTGGTGTACGCCGCCGGGCGAGCGGGGTTATCGTCTGCGTGTACCGCCGGGCAGTGCCTCTGATTTCGCTGAAAAATATGCCGCCATCCCGCCGCAGGAGCGGGCCCGCTACCACCGTTACCAGGTTCGCCCCGGCGATACCCTTGGACGACTGGCCCAGCGTCACGGCGTGGCGGTCAACGACCTGATCGCCCTCAACCGTATCCGCAACCCGCGGGCGCTCAAGGTTGGTCAGGATCTGATCCTGCCACTGCAGGCTGGCGTGGCCACTCCGCTTTTGGCTGAACAGTCAAGCGAAGGGGATCGCGGCAGCCGGCAAAGTTATCGTGTGCAAAGTGGCGACAGCCTGTGGAAGATTGCCCGTGCCCATCAGGTGAGCGAAAAGGACCTGCGCCTGTGGAACCGCCTGGGCTGGAGCAGCCTGCTGCAGCCGGGCCAGACCCTGCTGGTCTCGGCGCCGCCGCAACGTGCGCAACTGGCCCAGGTCGCGACGCCGGCGCAGCAGCGGGTGGCCTACCGGGTCAAGACTGGCGACACCCTTTGGGGTATCAGCCGGCGCTTTGGTGTGGCGGCCGGTTCCATCCGCCAGTGGAACAATCTGGCGGAAAACCATGTGTTGCAGCCGGGCGAGACCCTGACTCTGCTGGTAACCGGCGGCCGTTCCTGA
- a CDS encoding M20/M25/M40 family metallo-hydrolase: MINPERLCQTFEQLAAVASPSFHEGAIARLLTGWFEALGATVEQDDASQATGGDAGNLIIRLPANRHGGAALLLSAHMDTVNPAQGVRPILRDGVFTSAGDTVLGADDKSGIAQIVEVVRCLREGDLAHPPLEIVLSVCEEVGLLGAKHLDCSRLQAREGLVLDTSGVGSVARQAPCANKLRFVVEGIAAHAGLAPEQGLSAIQIAARGLATMPLGRIDADTTANIGLIQGGTATNIVPERVQLLGEARSFNRAALERQTRQMCACLEQAVAQARLVVQGQVRQASLQCEVLPEYPLMDVAEDAPLLRRLLQAADQLGQPLRVGRSGGGSDANIFNARGIVTLNLASGMEKVHTVEEFVRVTDLVQVAELLLAFVCQPAEVGRAD, from the coding sequence ATGATCAACCCTGAACGTCTGTGTCAGACCTTTGAGCAGCTGGCTGCCGTCGCCAGCCCGTCGTTTCATGAAGGGGCCATTGCCCGCTTACTGACGGGTTGGTTCGAGGCGCTGGGAGCGACGGTGGAGCAGGATGATGCCAGCCAGGCAACCGGAGGCGATGCCGGCAATCTGATCATCCGCCTGCCGGCCAATCGTCATGGCGGTGCGGCGCTGCTGCTGTCAGCTCACATGGATACGGTAAATCCGGCGCAGGGGGTGCGACCGATTTTGCGTGATGGCGTGTTCACCAGTGCCGGCGATACGGTGCTGGGGGCGGACGACAAGTCGGGCATTGCCCAGATTGTCGAGGTGGTGCGCTGTCTGCGTGAGGGTGATCTGGCTCATCCGCCGCTGGAGATTGTGCTGAGCGTGTGCGAGGAGGTTGGCTTGCTGGGCGCCAAGCATCTGGATTGCAGCCGGCTGCAGGCGCGCGAAGGGCTGGTGCTGGACACCTCGGGCGTGGGCTCGGTGGCGCGTCAGGCGCCCTGCGCCAACAAGCTGCGTTTTGTGGTCGAGGGGATTGCGGCCCATGCCGGGCTGGCGCCGGAGCAGGGGCTGTCGGCCATCCAGATTGCGGCGCGCGGGCTGGCGACCATGCCACTGGGGCGGATTGATGCCGATACCACGGCCAACATCGGTCTGATCCAGGGTGGCACGGCCACCAATATCGTGCCTGAGCGGGTGCAACTGCTGGGCGAGGCGCGCAGTTTTAACCGTGCGGCGCTGGAGCGCCAGACGCGCCAGATGTGCGCCTGTCTGGAACAGGCGGTGGCGCAGGCCCGGCTGGTGGTGCAGGGCCAGGTGCGCCAGGCGAGTTTGCAGTGCGAGGTGCTGCCGGAATATCCGCTGATGGATGTGGCCGAGGATGCGCCGTTGTTGCGGCGGCTGCTGCAGGCGGCCGATCAGCTGGGCCAGCCGCTGCGGGTTGGCCGGTCGGGCGGCGGCAGTGACGCCAACATCTTCAATGCGCGGGGCATCGTCACGCTGAATCTGGCCAGTGGCATGGAAAAGGTTCACACGGTGGAGGAGTTTGTGCGCGTGACCGATCTGGTGCAGGTGGCTGAGTTGCTGCTGGCCTTTGTCTGCCAGCCGGCGGAGGTGGGCCGTGCAGACTAA
- a CDS encoding ACP phosphodiesterase codes for MNDLLHLLFSHPEPDHYIGSLVADFVKGPLSPQLPYPPGVLAGMRRHRRVDSLAENHPLFRHSCQQLDARYGRYRGILVDLFYDHIAAHHWPALHPQPLDQFATTINRLLQQPRPLPPAFAAQLPRRLAANWLLAYREPVGIQRALQAIARRARQPNPLADGFDQLHRHHSALEHDCLAFIPQMQTLLAQEPA; via the coding sequence ATGAACGATCTGCTGCACCTGCTGTTTTCCCACCCCGAACCCGACCACTACATCGGCAGCCTGGTTGCCGATTTCGTCAAAGGGCCCCTGTCGCCACAACTGCCCTACCCGCCCGGCGTTCTCGCCGGCATGCGCCGTCATCGCCGCGTCGACAGCCTGGCTGAAAACCATCCCCTGTTCCGCCACAGCTGCCAGCAGCTCGATGCCCGCTACGGCCGCTACCGCGGCATTCTGGTCGATCTGTTCTACGACCACATCGCCGCCCACCACTGGCCCGCCCTGCACCCCCAGCCGCTCGACCAGTTCGCCACCACCATCAACCGGCTGCTGCAGCAGCCCCGCCCGTTGCCACCGGCTTTCGCCGCCCAGTTACCACGCCGCCTGGCGGCCAACTGGCTGCTGGCCTACCGCGAACCTGTCGGCATCCAGCGCGCCTTGCAGGCCATCGCCCGCCGCGCCCGCCAGCCCAATCCCCTGGCCGACGGCTTCGACCAACTGCACCGCCACCATAGCGCTCTGGAACACGACTGCCTGGCCTTCATCCCCCAGATGCAAACCCTGCTGGCACAGGAGCCCGCTTGA
- a CDS encoding OmpP1/FadL family transporter → MPTRPRAACWWLGWLMVGLVVLAPLRAGATNGMNLIGYGAVSCGMGGADLALVDNATAMNINPAGLSGCCQPEISAGLSLMQSRNHHADSHGNDLLAREQQFPLPLLAWASPLPDSAFIVGCGIFAQGGMGLEYHHFRTPFADRAPLPREHDSLSSNLSYMKITPTLAWRRSDDRLRLGISLNLGYAEADMRLFPATSLYLPASAACTEVGFFGVKMKDARAYSAALRLGFQYRWGDFTLAGAYLSATDQHFRGGRAQVNYNAIGAGLRGYEAELDGFNWPQQIGLGCSYQVSPALRLALDVDWINWSQAIDRIRFSLHRNQADEVPQRIRMNYPMHWNDQWVIALGLEYRLSSRWRLRGGYNYGKSPVPSRYLLPYFPAIAEQHLTAGLGYAAGRWRLDLACEWALPHAQASHNSLYCHHGFKEEMSQFTTHLLLHYRP, encoded by the coding sequence ATGCCAACACGGCCGCGCGCCGCCTGCTGGTGGCTGGGCTGGTTGATGGTGGGACTGGTCGTGCTGGCACCGTTGCGGGCAGGTGCGACCAACGGCATGAATCTGATCGGTTATGGCGCGGTGTCCTGCGGCATGGGCGGGGCGGATCTGGCCCTGGTGGATAACGCCACGGCCATGAACATCAACCCGGCGGGGCTGAGCGGCTGTTGCCAACCCGAAATCAGTGCGGGTCTGAGCCTGATGCAGTCGCGCAACCACCATGCGGACAGCCATGGCAACGACCTGCTGGCACGTGAACAGCAATTCCCCCTTCCCTTGCTGGCCTGGGCCAGCCCACTGCCGGATTCTGCCTTCATTGTCGGCTGCGGCATTTTCGCCCAAGGCGGCATGGGGCTGGAATACCACCATTTCCGCACGCCCTTTGCCGACCGGGCGCCCCTGCCCAGGGAACATGACAGCCTTTCCAGCAATCTGAGTTATATGAAGATCACGCCAACGCTGGCCTGGCGCCGCAGCGATGATCGCCTGAGGCTGGGTATCAGCCTCAATCTCGGTTACGCCGAAGCGGACATGCGCCTGTTCCCGGCAACCAGCCTCTATCTGCCCGCCAGCGCTGCTTGCACCGAAGTGGGATTTTTTGGGGTGAAAATGAAGGATGCGCGGGCCTATTCGGCGGCCCTGCGGCTGGGATTTCAGTACCGGTGGGGGGATTTCACGCTGGCTGGGGCCTATCTCAGCGCCACGGATCAGCACTTTCGTGGCGGGCGCGCCCAGGTCAACTACAACGCTATCGGCGCCGGCCTGCGTGGCTACGAAGCCGAACTGGATGGCTTCAACTGGCCGCAACAAATCGGCCTGGGCTGCAGCTACCAGGTCAGTCCGGCACTGCGGCTGGCGCTGGATGTGGACTGGATCAACTGGTCACAGGCAATCGACCGTATCCGCTTCAGCCTGCACCGCAATCAGGCGGACGAGGTGCCGCAGCGCATCCGCATGAACTATCCGATGCACTGGAACGACCAGTGGGTCATCGCGCTGGGCCTGGAATACCGCCTGTCATCCCGTTGGCGGTTGCGTGGCGGCTACAACTACGGCAAAAGCCCGGTGCCCTCCAGATACCTGCTGCCCTATTTCCCCGCCATCGCCGAACAGCACCTGACCGCCGGCCTGGGCTATGCCGCCGGGCGCTGGCGTCTTGATCTGGCCTGCGAATGGGCCCTGCCGCACGCGCAGGCAAGCCACAATTCCCTCTACTGCCACCATGGCTTCAAAGAAGAGATGTCGCAGTTCACCACCCACCTGCTGCTGCACTACCGCCCGTGA
- the hflX gene encoding GTPase HflX, producing MIHGQTGGLKSSQIKALERLYQRRCSPQQLLSSDLAHSLCGLSRELNRQLGLIIDRGGAVRHVIVGDDRQILIPDLSGFATGRSGLRGLRCIHTHLRDEPLSDDDLTDLALLRLDLMVAIGVAADGAPAGCHYAHLLPPNPQGRQVEQQQVRHFFQLQLDLRAFLQALEDELERTLQQSIDLSDPRERAILLSVGKGSLKALEDSLSELRELARSADVLVLDQVIQRPQRLNPRFLMGEGKLKEVVIRALQQRATLLIFDQDLSPNQVRSITALTDLKVLDRSQLILDIFARRAHTLDGKVQVELAQLKYILPRLTGKGTAFSRLMGGIGGRGPGETKLEIDRRRIRERIARLEQRLQQLARQRLQRRQKRQRADLPIVSIVGYTNAGKSTLLNALTRSAVRAEDLLFATLDTATRRLRFPSERELIVTDTVGFIRQLPEGLMGAFRATLEEMEDADLLLHVVDLANPCFEEQILAVEQILAELDLARIPRLLVFNKIDLVAPVEVAACCRRYGAVPVSACEPDSFAPLLQQLQQRFWPTAAS from the coding sequence ATGATCCATGGCCAGACCGGTGGACTGAAGTCGAGCCAGATCAAGGCACTGGAGCGACTTTACCAGCGTCGGTGCAGTCCGCAGCAGCTGCTGTCATCGGATTTGGCCCACAGTCTGTGTGGCCTGTCGCGTGAACTGAATCGCCAGCTGGGCCTGATCATCGATCGCGGCGGTGCGGTGCGTCATGTCATCGTTGGCGACGATCGCCAGATTCTCATCCCGGATCTGAGCGGCTTTGCCACGGGGCGCAGTGGCCTGCGCGGCCTACGCTGCATCCATACCCACCTGCGCGATGAACCCCTCTCCGATGACGATCTGACCGACCTGGCGTTGCTGCGGCTCGACCTGATGGTTGCCATTGGCGTGGCCGCAGATGGCGCGCCGGCCGGCTGTCATTATGCGCATCTGTTGCCGCCCAACCCTCAGGGTCGCCAGGTGGAGCAGCAGCAGGTGCGGCATTTCTTTCAGCTGCAGCTTGATCTGCGAGCCTTTTTGCAGGCCCTCGAAGATGAACTTGAACGCACCCTGCAGCAGAGCATCGACCTGTCCGATCCGCGCGAGCGTGCCATCCTGTTGTCGGTTGGCAAGGGCTCACTCAAGGCGCTGGAGGACTCCCTCAGCGAACTGCGAGAACTGGCCCGCAGTGCCGACGTGCTGGTACTTGATCAGGTGATCCAGCGGCCGCAACGGCTCAATCCGCGCTTTCTGATGGGTGAGGGCAAGCTCAAGGAGGTGGTGATCCGCGCCCTGCAGCAGCGCGCCACCCTGCTGATCTTCGACCAGGATCTCAGCCCCAATCAGGTGCGCAGCATAACCGCCCTGACCGATCTGAAGGTGCTCGACCGCAGCCAGCTGATCCTCGACATCTTTGCCCGGCGCGCCCATACCCTCGATGGCAAGGTGCAGGTTGAGCTGGCGCAGCTCAAATACATACTGCCGCGCCTGACCGGCAAGGGCACGGCTTTTTCCCGGCTGATGGGTGGCATTGGTGGCCGCGGGCCGGGTGAAACCAAGCTGGAAATCGACCGCCGGCGCATTCGTGAGCGGATTGCCCGGCTGGAGCAGCGGCTGCAGCAACTGGCCCGCCAGCGACTGCAGCGGCGGCAGAAACGTCAGCGCGCTGATCTGCCCATCGTGTCCATTGTCGGTTATACCAACGCCGGCAAATCGACACTGCTCAATGCCCTGACCCGCAGTGCCGTGCGGGCCGAGGATCTGCTGTTCGCCACACTGGATACCGCCACCCGGCGGCTGCGCTTTCCCAGCGAACGTGAACTGATTGTCACCGACACCGTCGGCTTCATCCGCCAACTGCCCGAGGGCCTGATGGGCGCCTTCCGCGCCACGCTGGAGGAGATGGAGGATGCCGATCTGCTGCTGCATGTGGTTGACCTGGCCAACCCCTGTTTTGAGGAGCAGATTCTGGCGGTGGAACAGATCCTGGCTGAACTGGACCTGGCACGCATTCCACGGCTGCTGGTGTTCAACAAGATTGATCTGGTGGCGCCGGTCGAGGTAGCCGCCTGTTGCCGTCGCTATGGCGCCGTGCCGGTCAGTGCCTGCGAGCCGGACAGTTTCGCGCCTTTGCTGCAGCAGCTACAACAGCGTTTCTGGCCGACGGCGGCCAGTTGA
- a CDS encoding multidrug effflux MFS transporter: MKTSSASLLWSPTFFLLVLLAAFPPLATDMYLPAIPLLQQQWQQPLQVVNLTLVAFFVSYCLFLLIYGPLSDRFGRRRPLLGGIALFILASIGCALSNSVGQLIVARIVQAAGAAAAAALSLAITKDIYRDSERIRMLAWMGVLMALAPAVSPFIGSLVLLYASWRWIFLVQAAIALLAWLGVLRMGETLQQPIQTGALQTARIYLHLLRNRRYLVYALMVSTVVLPHFAYIAGSADIYINRLGLGEQAFSAYFAINALAFMSGSLLCTWLLPRHGAQRLLTLGFSGLLLGGLVLWLQPFGGPAGVAASMAIVTLSMGLSRPPSNNLVLKQVDRYAGAASSLLIFIFFIFGAFAMWLISLDWPDKVAVIGQLATAAGSLTLGLWLWLKRRDD, encoded by the coding sequence ATGAAAACATCTTCGGCTTCGTTGCTCTGGTCACCTACCTTCTTCCTGCTGGTTCTGCTGGCGGCCTTTCCGCCGCTGGCCACCGATATGTATCTGCCGGCCATCCCCCTGCTGCAGCAACAGTGGCAGCAGCCGTTGCAGGTAGTCAACCTGACGCTGGTGGCCTTTTTTGTCAGTTACTGCCTGTTTCTGCTCATCTATGGTCCTCTCTCGGACCGTTTCGGCCGCCGTCGGCCCCTGCTCGGCGGTATTGCCCTGTTTATTCTGGCATCCATCGGCTGTGCCCTGAGCAACAGTGTCGGTCAGCTGATTGTTGCCCGTATTGTGCAGGCGGCGGGCGCGGCGGCCGCTGCCGCTCTGTCTCTGGCCATCACCAAGGATATCTATCGCGACAGCGAACGTATTCGTATGCTGGCCTGGATGGGGGTGCTGATGGCCCTGGCGCCAGCGGTATCGCCCTTTATCGGCAGCCTGGTGCTGCTTTATGCCAGCTGGCGCTGGATCTTTCTGGTGCAGGCGGCGATCGCCCTGTTGGCCTGGCTGGGGGTGTTGCGCATGGGCGAAACCCTGCAGCAGCCCATCCAGACCGGCGCCCTGCAAACCGCCCGAATCTACCTGCATCTGCTGCGCAACCGGCGCTATCTGGTCTATGCCCTGATGGTGTCGACCGTGGTGCTGCCCCATTTTGCCTACATTGCTGGCAGCGCCGATATCTACATCAATCGTCTGGGGCTCGGCGAGCAGGCCTTCAGTGCCTATTTCGCCATCAACGCCCTGGCGTTTATGAGTGGCTCGCTGCTCTGTACCTGGCTGTTGCCGCGCCACGGTGCCCAACGCCTGCTGACCCTGGGATTCAGCGGTCTGTTGCTTGGCGGCCTGGTGCTGTGGCTGCAGCCCTTTGGTGGGCCGGCCGGTGTGGCCGCTTCCATGGCTATCGTCACCCTGTCGATGGGGCTGAGCCGGCCTCCCAGCAACAATCTGGTGCTCAAACAGGTCGACCGTTATGCCGGCGCCGCTTCGTCATTGCTGATTTTCATTTTTTTCATCTTCGGTGCCTTTGCCATGTGGCTGATTTCCCTCGATTGGCCCGACAAGGTTGCTGTGATCGGCCAGTTGGCGACTGCCGCCGGCAGCCTGACCCTGGGATTGTGGTTATGGCTCAAGCGGCGGGACGACTGA
- a CDS encoding tetratricopeptide repeat protein: MFNFLLAFVVSTLAVVPLHLAYGLQLLYCGLISMVLFALLYFWLSRRTMKQVVALMESAQRDLQANRPEKAVATLHQAFRYAPWQFYVKGQVNAQIGTVYYLRREFAKAMPYLEKAFVRHWVAMCMLAVSYMKRNKPAKMRETFDKAAAANRKEPFIWNLYAYCLQQVGDKAKAREVLEKGIKKVGGDERLDDSIKALEQDRRMKMQEYGDIWYQFHLEKPGALIKKQTKALQGRRKMPRV; the protein is encoded by the coding sequence ATGTTCAACTTTCTTCTTGCCTTTGTCGTTTCCACTCTGGCCGTGGTGCCACTGCATCTGGCCTATGGTCTGCAACTGCTCTACTGCGGCCTGATCTCCATGGTGCTGTTTGCCTTGCTGTATTTCTGGCTGTCGCGTCGGACCATGAAGCAGGTGGTGGCCCTGATGGAGAGCGCCCAGCGCGATCTGCAGGCCAACCGGCCGGAAAAGGCCGTTGCCACCCTGCACCAGGCGTTCCGTTACGCCCCCTGGCAGTTTTATGTCAAGGGCCAGGTCAATGCCCAGATTGGTACCGTCTACTACCTGCGGCGCGAATTCGCCAAGGCCATGCCCTATCTCGAAAAGGCTTTTGTGCGCCACTGGGTGGCCATGTGCATGCTGGCGGTGAGCTACATGAAACGCAACAAACCGGCCAAAATGCGCGAGACCTTTGACAAGGCTGCTGCCGCGAATCGTAAGGAGCCTTTTATCTGGAACCTGTATGCCTACTGTCTGCAGCAGGTGGGCGACAAGGCCAAGGCGCGCGAGGTTCTGGAAAAGGGGATCAAAAAGGTCGGTGGCGATGAACGGCTGGACGATTCCATCAAGGCGCTGGAACAGGATCGTCGCATGAAGATGCAGGAGTACGGCGATATCTGGTACCAGTTCCACCTGGAGAAACCGGGCGCCCTGATCAAGAAGCAGACCAAGGCCCTGCAGGGGCGGCGCAAGATGCCGCGAGTCTGA
- a CDS encoding DUF559 domain-containing protein, whose protein sequence is MALPYNPALRARARELRKAGMLHEVLLWQHLKNRQLQGLDFDRQKIIGNYIVDFFCASQSLVIEVDGSSHNDKAEYDKQRDAYLASLGLHVIHIRAVDVLQNMEGMLRRLTTPALRATPPQEGNRIEQ, encoded by the coding sequence ATGGCCCTGCCCTACAACCCCGCATTGCGCGCGCGTGCCCGCGAACTGCGCAAAGCCGGCATGCTGCACGAGGTGCTGCTGTGGCAACACCTGAAAAACAGGCAGTTGCAGGGTCTGGATTTCGACCGGCAAAAAATTATCGGCAATTATATCGTGGATTTTTTCTGCGCCAGCCAGTCCCTGGTAATCGAAGTTGACGGCAGCAGTCATAACGACAAAGCAGAATACGACAAGCAACGCGATGCGTATTTAGCGTCACTCGGATTGCATGTTATCCATATCCGAGCTGTTGACGTATTGCAGAACATGGAAGGCATGTTACGCCGCTTGACCACCCCGGCGCTACGCGCCACCCCTCCACAGGAGGGGAATAGGATCGAGCAATAA